The following proteins come from a genomic window of Rhodoligotrophos sp. CJ14:
- a CDS encoding response regulator transcription factor, which translates to MRILVIEDDLQAASYLLKGLKESGHVADHAANGEDGLELARQRLHDVLVVDRMLPGMDGLTIIETLRQEGVRTPVLILSALGEVDDRVQGLRSGGDDYLAKPYAFSELLARVESLARRIEPERTKTRLHVGDLEMDLLKRTVTRGGEPILLQPREFKLLQYLMENAGRVVTRTMLLEHVWDYHFDPQTNVIDVHISRLRAKIDKGHDQPLLHTIRGSGYTIRAGN; encoded by the coding sequence ATGCGCATCCTTGTCATCGAGGACGACTTACAGGCAGCATCCTATCTGCTGAAAGGGCTGAAGGAGAGCGGCCATGTGGCTGATCACGCCGCCAATGGCGAGGACGGATTGGAGCTTGCTCGCCAAAGATTGCACGACGTGCTCGTGGTCGACCGTATGCTGCCCGGCATGGATGGGCTCACGATCATCGAGACGCTGCGACAGGAGGGGGTCAGGACGCCGGTGCTCATCCTCTCGGCGCTCGGCGAGGTCGATGACAGGGTACAGGGATTGCGGTCCGGCGGTGATGATTATCTCGCCAAACCCTATGCCTTTTCGGAGCTTTTGGCGCGGGTTGAGAGCCTTGCCCGGCGGATCGAGCCGGAACGTACCAAGACACGCCTCCATGTGGGCGATCTCGAAATGGATCTGCTCAAGCGTACGGTGACCCGCGGCGGCGAGCCCATTCTCTTGCAGCCGAGAGAATTCAAGCTGCTGCAGTATCTCATGGAGAATGCCGGCCGGGTGGTCACGCGGACCATGCTGCTCGAGCATGTCTGGGATTATCACTTCGATCCGCAGACCAATGTGATCGACGTCCATATCTCTCGGCTCCGCGCCAAGATCGACAAGGGGCACGACCAGCCATTGCTGCATACAATTCGCGGTTCCGGATACACAATTCGTGCCGGAAACTAG
- a CDS encoding DegQ family serine endoprotease — protein MKNTKTRRRTTVIALGLAALLGATTLSGPVMEHAFAENLSSQVTGQHAPAAGFADIVEKVMPAVVSVRVEGHDQVELSRDDGLPDIPGLRNLPKDSPFYEFFRNLPQMPDRQPREHSVGLGSGFIISEDGYVVTNNHVVDKADKVIVGTNDGEEYSAKVVGTDPKTDLAVLKIDTDKKFSFVEFAKSEPRVGDWVVAVGNPFGLGGTVTTGIISARGREIGAGPYDDFLQIDAPINRGNSGGPAFNLNGEVVGVNTAIYSPSGGSVGIGFAIPANIATNVVQNLIENGHVTRGWLGVAIQPVSDDIAESIGAPNDNGALIAEVTDDSPAASAGLKAGDVVLSVNDKEIKTPRELSREIAQIAPGQDVKLKVFREGKQQEVTVAIGKMPEEQQVASAETGSAQSGTSLSRFGLRVAPADDGEGVTITQVDPNGSAAEKGLQEGDRIVSVAGSPVKSPRDFRQALETAGKDRKSVLLLVRRGDNQLFVALPLAKS, from the coding sequence ATGAAGAACACCAAGACCCGTAGGCGAACGACGGTCATCGCACTCGGACTTGCGGCTTTGCTGGGCGCGACGACGTTGAGCGGGCCGGTGATGGAGCATGCGTTCGCCGAGAACCTCAGCAGCCAAGTGACAGGGCAGCACGCCCCTGCCGCAGGCTTTGCGGATATCGTGGAAAAGGTCATGCCGGCTGTCGTCAGCGTGCGCGTGGAGGGGCATGACCAGGTCGAGCTGTCGCGCGATGACGGGCTGCCCGATATTCCTGGCCTGCGGAACCTTCCGAAGGACAGCCCCTTCTACGAGTTTTTCCGCAACCTGCCGCAGATGCCTGACCGCCAGCCGCGTGAGCATTCCGTGGGGCTCGGTTCCGGATTCATCATCTCCGAGGACGGCTATGTGGTGACCAATAACCATGTGGTCGACAAGGCGGATAAGGTGATCGTCGGTACCAATGACGGCGAAGAGTACAGCGCCAAGGTCGTGGGCACTGATCCCAAGACCGATCTGGCGGTCCTCAAGATCGATACGGACAAGAAATTCTCGTTCGTGGAATTCGCGAAATCCGAGCCGCGGGTGGGCGACTGGGTCGTTGCGGTCGGCAACCCCTTCGGCCTCGGCGGTACCGTGACAACGGGGATCATCTCGGCGCGTGGCCGCGAGATCGGCGCGGGACCCTATGACGACTTCCTGCAGATCGATGCCCCGATCAACCGCGGCAATTCGGGCGGCCCTGCCTTCAACCTCAATGGGGAAGTGGTCGGCGTCAACACGGCGATTTATTCGCCCTCCGGCGGCAGTGTCGGCATCGGCTTTGCCATTCCCGCGAATATCGCCACGAATGTCGTGCAGAACCTCATCGAGAATGGTCATGTGACCCGTGGCTGGCTCGGTGTCGCCATTCAGCCGGTCAGCGATGACATCGCCGAGAGCATCGGTGCTCCGAACGACAATGGTGCGCTGATCGCGGAGGTGACGGATGATTCGCCGGCGGCGAGCGCAGGCCTCAAAGCCGGCGACGTGGTGCTCAGCGTAAACGATAAGGAGATCAAGACGCCTCGCGAGCTGTCGCGTGAGATCGCTCAGATCGCGCCCGGTCAGGATGTGAAGCTGAAGGTGTTCCGGGAGGGCAAGCAGCAAGAAGTGACCGTCGCCATCGGCAAGATGCCGGAAGAGCAGCAGGTCGCCTCGGCAGAAACCGGCTCCGCGCAGTCTGGCACCAGCCTCAGCCGGTTCGGGTTGCGGGTCGCGCCGGCCGATGACGGCGAGGGCGTCACGATCACCCAGGTTGATCCTAACGGGTCTGCTGCCGAGAAAGGGCTGCAGGAAGGTGATCGCATCGTCTCGGTTGCCGGCTCTCCGGTGAAGTCACCGCGCGATTTCCGTCAGGCGTTGGAGACGGCGGGGAAGGATCGCAAGTCCGTCCTGCTCCTCGTCCGCCGGGGCGATAACCAGCTGTTCGTCGCCCTGCCGCTCGCGAAGAGCTGA
- a CDS encoding cytochrome c-type biogenesis protein, whose protein sequence is MWCRIAAAIAIVLTTVVQVLAFQPDEVLPDPALEARARALSEEMRCLVCQNQSIDDSDAPLARDLRLTIRERLKAGDTDDEIVRFMVARYGEFVLLRPRFEPATWALWGAPFAVLLIGAAILLWRRRVLSRASLEPPLTPAEEAELQRLLRDPPTPGQP, encoded by the coding sequence ATCTGGTGCAGGATCGCCGCCGCGATCGCGATCGTGCTGACCACTGTCGTCCAGGTGCTCGCGTTTCAGCCTGACGAGGTTCTGCCCGACCCGGCGCTTGAGGCCCGGGCGCGAGCGCTTTCAGAGGAAATGCGCTGCCTCGTCTGCCAGAACCAGTCGATCGATGACTCGGACGCGCCGCTCGCCCGTGATCTCCGGCTCACGATCCGGGAGCGGCTCAAGGCGGGCGATACGGATGACGAGATCGTCCGCTTCATGGTTGCGCGCTATGGGGAATTCGTGCTGCTGCGTCCCCGTTTCGAGCCGGCCACCTGGGCGCTGTGGGGCGCCCCCTTCGCGGTGCTTCTGATCGGGGCCGCCATCCTGCTTTGGCGCCGGCGAGTCCTCAGCCGCGCATCTCTAGAGCCACCGCTTACTCCTGCCGAAGAGGCTGAACTTCAGCGGCTCTTGCGCGATCCACCCACTCCAGGTCAGCCTTAA
- a CDS encoding heme lyase CcmF/NrfE family subunit, protein MITEAGHFSLVLAMVVAFYQATIPVYGAHVGNDRMMRVATTAALAQLFFVAVSFAALVHAFVVSDFSVKLVWANSHSAKPLLYKVSGVWANHEGSMLLWIMILALFGAAIALGGRNLPLALRARTLAVQGMIGAAFLLFTLLTSNPFERLLTPPVDGNGINPLLQDPALAFHPPFLYAGYVGLSSVFSFASAALIEGKVDAAWARWVRPWTLAAWMFLTVGIAMGSWWAYYELGWGGWWFWDPVENASLMPWLIATALLHSAIVVEKRDALKIWTILLSVLAFSFSLLGTFLVRSGVLTSVHAFAVDPERGLFILLILCLFIGGALTLFMVRAPQLKQGGLFAPVSRESALVINNLLLASAAAAVLVGTLYPLILEVVTGAKISVGPPFFNLTFGPLILPLLLLVPIGPMLAWKRADAWAAVQRLWAAAVIAAAAGALALGLKSDGPLLAPLGVALGFWLIAGAVAELAYRSRVGEVPLATAIRRLVGLPRLAFGTALAHAGVGVVVLGVVGVTAWQQEEVLVMTPGQVVNMAGATITFRGVGPVQGPNWRDEQGRFVVSAAGREVTVLTPAKRTFEPSGQTTSEVGIYPFWSGDLYIAMGDGQEAGGQQARVVRLYFNPLVPLIWIGAGLMFLGGALSLSDRRYRIGAPSRGRAKLGAEPAGAST, encoded by the coding sequence ATGATCACGGAGGCCGGTCACTTCTCTTTGGTGCTGGCGATGGTCGTGGCCTTCTATCAGGCAACGATACCCGTTTATGGCGCTCATGTCGGCAATGATCGCATGATGCGCGTCGCTACGACGGCCGCGCTTGCGCAGCTGTTCTTCGTCGCCGTGTCCTTTGCCGCGCTGGTCCATGCTTTCGTTGTGTCCGACTTCTCGGTCAAGCTCGTGTGGGCCAATTCCCATTCGGCCAAGCCCCTGCTCTACAAGGTCTCCGGCGTATGGGCCAATCACGAGGGATCCATGCTGCTGTGGATCATGATCCTTGCCCTGTTCGGTGCGGCCATTGCCCTTGGCGGGCGCAACCTCCCTTTGGCTTTGCGGGCGCGCACGCTCGCCGTTCAGGGCATGATCGGGGCGGCTTTCCTCCTGTTTACGTTGCTCACCAGCAACCCCTTCGAGCGGCTTCTTACGCCACCGGTCGATGGGAATGGCATTAACCCATTGCTGCAGGATCCCGCGCTCGCCTTCCATCCTCCGTTCCTCTATGCGGGCTATGTAGGGCTTTCGAGCGTGTTCTCCTTTGCCTCGGCAGCTCTCATCGAGGGAAAGGTCGATGCGGCCTGGGCGCGATGGGTAAGGCCTTGGACACTCGCCGCCTGGATGTTCCTGACGGTCGGCATCGCAATGGGCTCCTGGTGGGCCTATTACGAACTCGGCTGGGGCGGATGGTGGTTCTGGGATCCCGTTGAAAATGCTTCGCTGATGCCATGGCTGATCGCCACGGCGCTGCTCCACTCTGCCATTGTGGTCGAGAAGCGGGACGCCTTGAAAATCTGGACCATATTGCTCTCGGTTCTCGCCTTTTCGTTCAGCCTACTCGGCACGTTCCTGGTGCGCTCGGGCGTACTCACCTCGGTGCATGCCTTCGCCGTCGACCCGGAGCGCGGCCTTTTCATCCTGCTCATCCTGTGCCTGTTCATTGGCGGTGCCCTCACTCTCTTCATGGTGAGAGCACCGCAGCTCAAACAGGGCGGCCTTTTTGCGCCGGTGAGCCGAGAAAGCGCGCTCGTCATCAACAATCTGCTGCTCGCCTCTGCCGCGGCAGCGGTGTTGGTCGGCACGCTCTATCCGCTCATCCTCGAGGTTGTGACCGGCGCCAAGATTTCCGTCGGCCCCCCATTCTTCAATCTGACTTTCGGACCGTTGATCCTGCCATTGCTGCTCCTCGTGCCGATCGGGCCAATGCTCGCCTGGAAGCGAGCGGATGCCTGGGCTGCCGTCCAGCGTCTGTGGGCTGCTGCAGTGATTGCCGCGGCCGCCGGCGCTCTGGCGCTGGGCCTCAAATCCGATGGGCCGCTGCTTGCGCCTCTCGGTGTTGCGCTTGGGTTCTGGCTGATCGCCGGGGCAGTCGCTGAACTTGCCTATCGCTCAAGGGTCGGCGAAGTCCCCCTCGCAACGGCCATCAGGCGGCTTGTGGGCCTGCCGCGACTCGCCTTCGGCACGGCACTCGCACATGCCGGTGTCGGGGTCGTCGTGCTCGGGGTGGTTGGGGTCACCGCCTGGCAGCAGGAAGAGGTGCTCGTGATGACGCCTGGCCAGGTTGTGAACATGGCCGGCGCAACGATCACCTTTCGGGGCGTTGGGCCCGTTCAGGGGCCGAACTGGCGGGACGAGCAGGGTCGCTTCGTCGTTTCCGCCGCTGGCCGCGAGGTCACCGTCCTCACGCCCGCCAAGCGCACCTTCGAGCCAAGCGGCCAGACCACCTCGGAAGTGGGGATCTATCCGTTCTGGTCCGGGGATCTCTACATTGCGATGGGCGATGGCCAGGAGGCGGGCGGACAGCAAGCCCGCGTCGTTCGGCTCTATTTCAACCCGCTGGTGCCGCTGATCTGGATCGGGGCAGGTCTCATGTTCCTGGGCGGTGCACTGTCGCTGAGCGACCGCCGCTATCGGATCGGGGCGCCATCGCGAGGGCGGGCCAAGCTCGGGGCCGAGCCCGCGGGAGCATCAACGTGA
- the ccmE gene encoding cytochrome c maturation protein CcmE, whose amino-acid sequence MSRKQKRGAFIATGIAILGIAVGLVLFALSDAIVFFYTPSEVAAKVEPGQRFRLGGLVATGSVSKTSDGKVQFVVTDTHKSLPVSYAGILPDLFREGQGVVAEGMLDGQGKFVADTVLAKHDENYMPREVADALKEKGVWQHNEARQ is encoded by the coding sequence CTGTCGCGAAAGCAGAAACGCGGAGCTTTCATCGCCACCGGCATTGCCATTCTCGGCATTGCGGTGGGTCTGGTGCTGTTCGCGCTCAGCGATGCAATCGTGTTCTTCTATACCCCGAGCGAGGTCGCAGCGAAGGTTGAACCAGGGCAACGCTTCCGCCTCGGAGGCCTCGTTGCGACGGGTAGTGTCAGCAAGACAAGCGACGGCAAGGTTCAATTCGTTGTGACCGACACCCATAAGAGCCTGCCTGTCAGCTATGCGGGCATCCTGCCCGATCTGTTCCGAGAGGGCCAAGGGGTGGTCGCGGAGGGAATGCTGGACGGGCAAGGGAAATTCGTGGCGGATACAGTGCTCGCCAAGCATGACGAGAATTATATGCCGCGAGAGGTCGCCGATGCCCTTAAGGAAAAGGGTGTCTGGCAGCACAATGAGGCCCGCCAATAG
- the ccmI gene encoding c-type cytochrome biogenesis protein CcmI, which produces MADGSDMEFWIALAVLTGIAIAAVLWPLVARGRGAQPAAAYDAAVYRDQLAELERDVGRGLIGASEAAAARSEIARRLLAAAKQSGGQSLHNAIQPKGIILAGLIGIPALSLAVYLALGQPLMPGVPHAERLAHAMENQDYAALIAQVEQHLAERPEDAQGWSVLAPIYLKQGRYVDAANAYGRLIALSGERADLLTSYAEALILADGGIVTEKAREAVDRGLALDPKLPKARFYKGLAAKQDGDRDQALKIWRALLADAPQDAPWRQFVQRNIDEVEGGTSGPPVSRERMGAVTSQSPAQQREMIRGMVDGLEARLNANSGPLDDWLKLAQARMVLGEQKAALAALDRASERFRSDNAALARIDEARRLLHQAN; this is translated from the coding sequence ATGGCCGATGGGAGTGATATGGAGTTCTGGATTGCTCTTGCCGTTCTGACGGGCATTGCCATTGCAGCGGTTCTCTGGCCGCTCGTCGCGCGGGGCAGGGGGGCTCAACCTGCGGCTGCGTACGATGCCGCCGTCTACCGGGATCAATTAGCAGAACTCGAGCGCGACGTGGGGCGCGGACTAATTGGCGCCAGCGAGGCGGCTGCGGCCCGGTCGGAGATTGCGCGCCGCTTGCTTGCTGCAGCCAAGCAGAGCGGCGGCCAAAGTCTTCACAACGCGATCCAGCCTAAGGGGATCATTCTCGCAGGATTAATCGGTATTCCCGCACTCAGCCTTGCAGTCTATTTGGCGCTCGGCCAGCCGCTGATGCCCGGGGTACCCCATGCGGAACGCCTCGCGCATGCGATGGAAAATCAGGACTATGCCGCCCTGATCGCGCAGGTGGAGCAGCACCTGGCAGAGCGTCCCGAGGATGCTCAGGGGTGGTCGGTCCTCGCCCCTATCTATCTGAAGCAGGGCCGCTATGTGGATGCAGCGAATGCCTATGGGCGGCTGATTGCCCTCAGCGGCGAGCGTGCCGATCTTCTGACGAGCTATGCTGAGGCCCTCATTCTGGCCGATGGCGGCATTGTAACTGAAAAGGCACGGGAAGCCGTCGACCGGGGACTGGCACTCGATCCAAAGCTGCCCAAGGCGCGCTTCTATAAAGGGCTTGCCGCCAAGCAAGACGGGGATAGGGACCAGGCCCTCAAGATCTGGCGCGCTTTGCTGGCGGATGCGCCACAGGATGCGCCATGGCGGCAGTTCGTGCAGCGTAATATCGATGAGGTCGAGGGTGGCACCTCCGGCCCGCCAGTTTCGCGCGAACGGATGGGCGCTGTGACCTCCCAAAGTCCAGCCCAGCAACGGGAGATGATCCGCGGCATGGTGGATGGGCTCGAAGCGCGGCTGAATGCCAATAGCGGCCCGCTCGATGACTGGCTGAAGCTCGCGCAGGCCCGGATGGTGCTGGGTGAGCAGAAGGCTGCTCTGGCGGCTCTTGATCGTGCTTCAGAACGTTTTCGGAGTGATAATGCGGCACTGGCACGCATAGACGAGGCCCGCCGCCTTCTGCATCAAGCAAACTGA
- a CDS encoding sarcosine oxidase subunit beta family protein, protein MKLYSIFSLARNALNYHKDWPRAWRSPEPRPEYDVVIIGAGGHGLATAYYLAKEHKVTNVAVLEKGWLGGGNTGRNTTIIRSNYLQDESMAIYELSRKLYEDLSQELNFNTMFSPRGLLMLCQTEHELRAMKRTNHANRLAGIEARMIDTAEVKRLVPIINDSPNARYPILGAYYQPRGGTGRHDAVAWGYARGADSRGVDIIQNCEVFKIIRDDDRVTGVETSRGTIRAKKVAVVTAGNTSPLMQSAGVNMPLESVCLQALVSEPIKPVIDVVVMANTVHGYISQSDKGELVIGGGADAYNNYSQKGTLPALEHTITALVETFPIISRLRTMRMWGGIVDMTGDRSPIIGKTDVKGLYVNCGWGTGGFKAIPGSGFVFADTIANDRPHPIAAPFGLDRFLEGRLIDESVAAAVAH, encoded by the coding sequence ATGAAGCTCTACTCGATCTTTTCGCTCGCGCGCAATGCGCTCAACTACCACAAGGACTGGCCACGTGCCTGGCGCAGCCCGGAGCCTCGGCCAGAATACGACGTGGTGATCATTGGTGCCGGCGGCCACGGGCTTGCGACTGCTTATTATCTCGCCAAGGAGCACAAGGTCACCAATGTGGCAGTGCTTGAGAAAGGCTGGCTCGGTGGTGGCAATACCGGCCGCAATACCACGATCATCCGCTCGAACTATCTGCAAGATGAATCGATGGCGATCTACGAGCTCTCGCGCAAGCTCTATGAGGATTTGTCGCAGGAGCTGAATTTCAACACGATGTTTTCCCCCCGCGGCCTCTTGATGCTCTGCCAAACCGAGCATGAGCTTCGGGCAATGAAGCGTACGAACCATGCCAATCGGCTGGCGGGGATCGAGGCGCGAATGATCGACACCGCCGAGGTGAAGCGCCTGGTGCCTATCATCAATGATAGCCCGAATGCGCGCTATCCCATTCTAGGCGCCTATTATCAACCGCGCGGCGGTACCGGGCGCCATGATGCCGTCGCCTGGGGCTACGCGCGCGGCGCCGATTCTCGCGGCGTCGACATCATCCAGAATTGCGAGGTCTTCAAGATCATCCGCGACGACGACCGGGTAACCGGTGTCGAGACGAGCCGCGGCACGATCCGCGCCAAGAAGGTGGCTGTGGTGACCGCCGGCAATACCTCGCCGCTGATGCAGTCGGCCGGGGTCAATATGCCGCTTGAGAGCGTGTGCCTGCAGGCTCTGGTCTCAGAGCCGATCAAGCCGGTCATCGATGTGGTGGTGATGGCCAACACGGTCCATGGCTATATCAGCCAATCGGATAAAGGCGAGCTCGTTATCGGCGGTGGCGCCGATGCCTATAATAATTATTCCCAGAAAGGCACCCTGCCCGCCCTCGAGCACACCATCACCGCGCTCGTGGAAACATTCCCGATCATCTCCCGGCTGCGCACGATGCGCATGTGGGGTGGCATTGTCGACATGACCGGCGACCGTTCGCCGATCATCGGCAAGACCGACGTGAAGGGGCTTTATGTGAATTGCGGCTGGGGCACCGGCGGTTTCAAGGCCATTCCAGGCTCGGGCTTCGTTTTCGCCGACACCATCGCCAATGATCGCCCTCATCCGATTGCGGCCCCCTTCGGGCTCGACCGGTTCCTCGAAGGCCGCCTCATTGACGAGAGCGTGGCTGCGGCCGTCGCTCACTGA
- a CDS encoding sarcosine oxidase subunit delta: MLLITCPVCGNVGDETDFHYGGQAHIRRPASANPGEVSDEAQRDYLYVRLNPKGLHFERWRCDRGCAKWFHMARDTVTMEIKACYGITELPPREIIAQIPPSNPWYGFFDQRQAEPASTAAEPKNAELESTGER; the protein is encoded by the coding sequence ATGCTGCTGATCACCTGCCCAGTCTGCGGCAATGTCGGAGACGAGACCGACTTTCACTATGGCGGGCAAGCCCATATCCGTCGCCCCGCGTCAGCCAATCCCGGCGAGGTCAGCGACGAGGCGCAGCGCGACTATCTCTATGTCCGCCTCAATCCCAAGGGTCTGCATTTCGAGCGCTGGCGCTGTGATCGCGGCTGCGCAAAATGGTTTCATATGGCGCGCGACACCGTGACGATGGAGATCAAGGCCTGCTACGGCATTACCGAGTTGCCACCGCGCGAGATTATTGCGCAGATCCCGCCCAGCAATCCCTGGTACGGCTTTTTCGATCAGCGGCAAGCAGAGCCTGCTTCGACTGCCGCAGAACCCAAGAACGCTGAACTGGAGAGCACCGGTGAGAGGTAA
- a CDS encoding sarcosine oxidase subunit alpha family protein: MRGKPYRLASSPEAGRLIDRTRRLTFTFDGRRMTGFAGDTVASAVLANGERLFGRSFKYHRPRGVMGLGADEPNALIGVGQGARHEPNLRATQVELYDGLTAVTQNRWPNLIFDIGQLNSLFSRILPAGFYYKTFMWPQRFWEMLYEPLIRRTAGLGKAPTAPDPDLYEQMHAHCDVLVVGAGIAGLAAAEAAAARGAHVIIIDENPRFGGLADLGGAVIDGRPALDWAREVTARLAKADNVHVMTRTTAWGHFHDNFVGLLERLTDPDPAAARSGTPRLRLWKLRAREIIMATGAIERPIAFANNDRPGVMMSLAGRALLARYAVSPGQRGVVFTNNDDGYRTALAYAKAGVPISRLVDARPQAPEALAEELRASGVMVSPASGISNVKTSFGGLSIESVVVSPYRAGQGRISSEEVIPADFVLVSGGWNPVVNLWCHNGGKLRFDEQLAAHRPDRTTARMRAVGAANGTFDPAAILDEAYAAGEAASGNSSSGALPRAKAASHPTSAIEPIWFMPATGSYNEGNKHFIDHQNDVTAADLELALREGYQSIEHVKRYTTWSMATDQGKTSNTLGLGVVSGATHKPIPEIGTTTFRPPYTPVTFGAIAGSHTKQLFLPVRRTPVHEWHLAQRASFEPVGHWRRPYCYPKPGESRHDAVNREIVTVREKVGLLDASTLGKIEVKGPDAAAFLDRIYTNTFSTLKVGRARYGLMMTDAGFLFDDGVTVRIAEDHFLMHTTSGGADRVTAWLEEWLQTEWTHDKVFITNVTEQWAQFALAGAKARAILEKLGTDIDLSPQALPFMGYASGTLGSYPVRLYRISFSGELSFEIATPAGYGRALWDALLAAGAEFGIAPYGTEALHVLRAEKGFIAIGDETDGTVTPLDLGLDWAVSKKKPDFVGKRALDLAYLKAEGRKQLVGLLTEDPQIVLPDGAYAVETPLPQPPMRMIGQVTSTYWSPTLKRSIALALIREGRKRMGQVISFPLSEGKVIRAKIVEPVFYDKEGARQNV, translated from the coding sequence GTGAGAGGTAAGCCCTATCGCCTGGCCTCCTCGCCCGAGGCTGGCCGCCTCATTGACCGGACCCGGAGGCTCACCTTCACATTTGATGGGCGGCGCATGACGGGCTTTGCGGGCGACACCGTCGCCTCTGCCGTGCTAGCCAATGGCGAGCGGCTCTTCGGGCGCAGCTTTAAATATCACCGCCCCCGCGGTGTCATGGGGCTTGGCGCGGACGAGCCGAATGCCCTGATCGGGGTCGGCCAAGGCGCACGGCACGAGCCAAATCTCAGGGCAACCCAGGTTGAACTCTACGATGGCCTGACGGCGGTTACGCAGAACCGCTGGCCGAACCTCATCTTTGACATCGGCCAGCTCAACAGCCTGTTCTCACGCATTCTTCCCGCCGGCTTCTACTACAAGACCTTTATGTGGCCGCAGCGTTTTTGGGAGATGCTTTATGAGCCGTTGATCCGCCGGACCGCCGGGCTCGGCAAGGCCCCGACTGCGCCCGATCCCGACCTTTACGAGCAGATGCACGCCCATTGCGACGTCCTGGTGGTGGGTGCGGGAATTGCGGGTCTCGCGGCGGCGGAAGCAGCGGCCGCCCGCGGCGCTCATGTCATCATTATCGACGAGAATCCGCGTTTCGGCGGCCTCGCCGACTTGGGCGGCGCTGTGATCGATGGCCGCCCGGCCCTCGACTGGGCAAGGGAAGTAACCGCCCGGCTTGCCAAGGCGGACAACGTCCACGTGATGACCCGGACAACCGCCTGGGGTCATTTCCACGACAATTTCGTGGGGCTGTTGGAGCGCCTGACCGATCCTGATCCCGCTGCGGCTCGATCCGGCACGCCACGGCTTAGATTGTGGAAGCTCAGAGCACGCGAGATCATCATGGCGACCGGCGCCATCGAGCGGCCGATCGCCTTTGCGAATAATGATCGGCCAGGCGTGATGATGTCCTTGGCGGGGCGGGCCCTGCTTGCGCGCTATGCCGTATCCCCGGGGCAGCGCGGGGTCGTCTTCACCAACAACGATGATGGCTACCGGACGGCGCTCGCCTATGCGAAAGCCGGCGTGCCAATTTCCCGTCTCGTGGATGCTCGGCCCCAAGCACCGGAGGCGCTCGCCGAAGAATTGCGAGCATCCGGAGTGATGGTCTCGCCGGCCTCAGGCATATCGAATGTCAAGACCAGCTTTGGCGGCCTTTCCATCGAGAGCGTCGTGGTCTCGCCCTATCGCGCGGGCCAAGGTCGCATCTCTTCCGAGGAGGTGATCCCGGCAGATTTCGTGCTAGTCTCGGGCGGCTGGAATCCCGTCGTCAATCTTTGGTGCCACAATGGCGGCAAGCTGAGATTTGATGAACAACTAGCCGCTCACCGCCCTGATCGGACGACAGCCCGCATGCGCGCGGTCGGTGCAGCCAATGGCACATTCGACCCTGCAGCCATCCTGGATGAGGCCTATGCCGCAGGCGAAGCTGCCTCAGGCAACAGCAGCAGTGGTGCTCTCCCACGCGCCAAAGCTGCATCGCATCCCACGAGCGCGATCGAGCCCATCTGGTTCATGCCCGCGACCGGCTCCTATAATGAGGGCAACAAGCATTTCATCGACCACCAGAACGACGTAACCGCAGCCGATCTGGAACTGGCTCTGCGCGAAGGCTACCAGTCCATCGAGCATGTGAAGCGCTATACCACGTGGAGCATGGCGACCGATCAGGGCAAGACCAGCAACACGCTGGGCCTTGGGGTCGTCTCCGGAGCAACCCACAAGCCGATCCCGGAGATCGGCACGACCACCTTCCGCCCGCCCTATACGCCGGTGACCTTCGGGGCCATTGCCGGCAGCCACACGAAGCAGCTGTTCCTCCCGGTACGGCGCACCCCTGTCCATGAATGGCATCTCGCCCAGAGGGCGAGCTTTGAGCCCGTCGGACATTGGCGCAGGCCCTATTGCTATCCAAAGCCCGGCGAGAGTCGGCATGATGCCGTGAACCGCGAGATTGTGACGGTTCGTGAGAAGGTCGGGCTTCTCGATGCCTCAACCCTGGGCAAGATCGAGGTGAAGGGCCCGGACGCCGCCGCGTTCCTCGACCGCATCTATACCAACACCTTCTCCACCCTGAAGGTCGGCCGGGCCCGCTATGGCCTCATGATGACCGATGCCGGCTTCCTGTTCGATGACGGGGTCACCGTGAGGATCGCGGAGGACCATTTCCTCATGCACACCACCTCCGGCGGTGCCGACCGGGTGACCGCCTGGCTTGAGGAATGGCTGCAGACGGAATGGACCCACGACAAGGTCTTTATCACCAATGTCACCGAGCAATGGGCGCAATTCGCTTTGGCAGGGGCAAAGGCCCGCGCCATCCTCGAGAAGCTCGGCACGGATATCGATCTCTCGCCCCAGGCGTTGCCCTTCATGGGATATGCGTCAGGAACGCTTGGTTCCTATCCCGTACGGCTCTACAGGATCTCCTTCTCGGGCGAGCTTTCCTTCGAAATCGCAACCCCGGCCGGCTATGGTCGGGCACTTTGGGATGCCCTGCTGGCGGCTGGCGCTGAATTCGGCATTGCCCCCTATGGCACGGAGGCCTTGCACGTGCTGCGCGCCGAGAAGGGGTTCATTGCCATCGGTGATGAAACCGACGGCACGGTGACACCGCTCGATCTCGGCCTCGACTGGGCCGTATCGAAGAAGAAGCCGGATTTCGTCGGAAAACGTGCTTTGGACCTCGCCTATCTCAAGGCTGAGGGCCGAAAGCAGCTTGTAGGCTTGCTCACGGAGGA